The Anopheles merus strain MAF chromosome 2L, AmerM5.1, whole genome shotgun sequence genome has a segment encoding these proteins:
- the LOC121592367 gene encoding solute carrier family 25 member 35-like produces MEFLLGGASSMCAVLFTNPFDVLKTRQQLEGELIAKQNLKERAYKGIRQSVLTVVRTDGLRGLQKGLPAALLYQFSMNGVRLGTYQTAENLGWTKSTSNPSLTPLLSVFWGGCAGLASATASCPFYVVKTQLQAVTSGSYTARFQHHHSGTVSAFVNIYRQSGVRGLFRGYTATLARLVVGSSAQMSSFSACKEFFLRYQVFQESIVLTALASSTVAGFLTSVLMSPCDVVTTRMTNQAVSANGKGLLYTNIFDCFLKIYRSEGIHGYYKGFVPMYLRVAPHTMLNLTFWEFFKGLHDRYGKQH; encoded by the exons ATGGAGTTTCTGCTCGGTGGTGCTTCGTCTATGTGTGCCGTACTGTTTACGAACCCGTTCGACGTGCTCAAAACCCGCCAACAGCTCGAGGGTGAGCTGATAGCGAAACAGAATCTCAAGGAGCGAGCGTACAAGGGCATCCGCCAGTCCGTCCTCACGGTAGTCCGGACGGATGGGTTGCGCGGTCTGCAGAAGGGGCTTCCGGCAGCCCTACTCTACCAGTTTTCGATGAACGGTGTCCGGCTGGGGACGTACCAGACGGCGGAGAATCTCGGCTGGACGAAGAGCACCAGCAATCCATCGCTAACGCCACTGCTTTCCGTGTTCTGGGGCGGATGTGCGGGTCTTGCAAGTGCTACCGCATCCTGCCCATTCTACGTAGTGAAGACACAGCTCCAGGCCGTCACTTCGGGGTCTTATACGGCACGGTTTCAGCATCATCACAGTGGGACAGTGTCAGCTTTTGTGAATATCTACCGGCAGAGTGGAGTTCGGGGATTGTTCCGTGGGTATACGGCCACCCTAGCCCGACTGGTCGTTGGATCCTCCGCCCAGATGTCATCGTTCAGTGCGTGCAAAGAGTTCTTCCTGCGCTATCAGGTATTCCAGGAATCGATTGTGCTGACCGCGCTGGCGAGCAGTACGGTGGCGGGATTTCTGACCAGTGTGCTAATGTCACCGTGCGATGTCGTCACGACACGCATGACCAATCAAG CCGTATCTGCCAATGGAAAGGGCCTGCTGTACACCAACATCTTCGATTGCTTCTTGAAGATCTACCGATCGGAAGGTATCCATGGTTACTACAAAGGATTCGTCCCGATGTATCTGCGCGTTGCTCCACACACGATGCTTAATCTTACCTTCTGGGAGTTCTTCAAGGGTTTGCACGACCGCTACGGCAAGCAACATTGA